The following proteins are co-located in the Mycolicibacterium goodii genome:
- a CDS encoding IS256 family transposase: MTDGKDVDVTLAEAGSTVEMAEALRASGAVDDLLAQIDTGEVALTGEGGLLPGLIKLALERGLAAELTDHLGYEKGDPAGRSLPNSRNGSSPKTVATEAGPVPLDVPRDRDGSFTPRLVPKGQRRTGGLDDMIISLYAGGMTLRDIQFHLQSTIGTEVSHETISKIVDEISDEVLAWQRRPLDPIYPVIYLDAIIVKVKDGGHTRNKAAHIAVGVDMAGIKHVLGIWVQQNEGAAFWAAVCADLANRGIRDVLIVCCDGLTGFPEAIAATWSQAAVQTCVVHLIRNALRFVSYSDRKAVAAALKPVYTAPDAEAARAELDAFAASELGKKNPTVTKVFERAWEQFIPFLAFPPELRRVIYTTNSIESLNYQLRKVTKNRSQFPNDASVVKLLWLAICNIEDKRAAERAKERGQKRCRTAPGRLVEGQVVTNWKKALEQLTLVYPDRIERYL, translated from the coding sequence GTGACGGATGGCAAGGACGTCGATGTGACGCTGGCTGAGGCGGGTTCCACGGTGGAGATGGCTGAGGCGTTGCGGGCCTCGGGGGCTGTCGATGATCTGCTGGCTCAGATCGACACTGGCGAGGTCGCCCTGACCGGTGAGGGTGGCTTGCTGCCCGGGCTGATCAAGCTGGCTTTGGAACGCGGCCTGGCCGCCGAGCTGACCGATCATCTGGGCTATGAGAAGGGCGACCCGGCCGGCCGATCGCTGCCCAATTCCCGCAACGGCAGTTCACCCAAGACGGTGGCCACCGAGGCCGGCCCGGTCCCGTTGGACGTTCCGCGCGATCGGGATGGCTCGTTCACCCCACGGCTGGTACCCAAGGGGCAGCGTCGTACCGGCGGGCTCGATGACATGATCATTTCACTGTATGCCGGCGGAATGACGTTGCGCGACATCCAATTTCACCTCCAGTCGACGATCGGTACCGAGGTGTCGCATGAGACGATCTCCAAGATCGTCGATGAGATCTCCGATGAGGTCCTGGCCTGGCAGCGTCGCCCGCTGGACCCGATCTACCCGGTGATCTACCTCGACGCGATCATCGTCAAGGTCAAAGACGGCGGCCACACCCGCAACAAGGCTGCTCACATCGCCGTGGGCGTGGATATGGCCGGGATCAAGCATGTCCTGGGGATCTGGGTCCAGCAGAACGAAGGGGCGGCGTTTTGGGCGGCGGTGTGCGCCGATCTGGCCAACCGCGGCATCCGCGACGTACTCATCGTGTGCTGCGACGGACTCACCGGCTTCCCGGAGGCGATCGCGGCGACCTGGTCACAAGCGGCGGTTCAGACATGTGTGGTGCATCTGATCCGCAACGCGCTGCGGTTCGTGTCCTACAGCGACCGCAAAGCCGTGGCCGCCGCACTCAAACCGGTCTACACCGCACCCGACGCCGAAGCCGCCCGGGCGGAATTGGATGCGTTCGCCGCCTCGGAGCTCGGCAAGAAAAACCCCACAGTGACCAAGGTATTCGAGCGGGCGTGGGAGCAGTTCATCCCGTTTCTGGCGTTCCCGCCCGAGTTGCGGCGGGTGATCTACACCACCAACTCGATCGAATCGCTGAACTACCAACTGCGCAAGGTCACCAAGAACCGCAGCCAGTTCCCCAACGACGCATCCGTCGTGAAACTGCTCTGGCTGGCCATCTGCAACATCGAAGACAAACGCGCCGCCGAGCGTGCAAAGGAACGCGGTCAGAAACGCTGCCGAACAGCCCCCGGACGCCTCGTCGAAGGCCAGGTCGTCACCAACTGGAAAAAGGCACTCGAACAACTCACCCTGGTCTACCCAGACCGCATCGAACGCTATCTGTAA
- a CDS encoding sulfurtransferase, which yields MSLPADPSPTLAEYAHPERLVTADWLASNLGRPGLAIVESDEDVLLYDTGHIPGAVKIDWHTDLNDPHVRDYINGEQFAALMDRKGISRDDTVVIYGDKSNWWAAYALWVFTLFGHPDVRLLDGGRDLWVSHGRDTTLDVPTRQSSGYPVVERNDAPIRAFKDDVLEILGKQPLIDVRSPQEYTGERTHMPDYPEEGALRGGHIPTAKSIPWAKAAKDNGQFRSRTELEELYRFLKPSDDGTPETVVYCRIGERSSHTWFVLTHLLGYPGVRNYDGSWTEWGNAVRVPVAVGPDPGSAP from the coding sequence GTGTCGCTGCCTGCAGATCCCAGCCCCACTCTTGCCGAATACGCCCACCCGGAACGCCTGGTGACCGCCGATTGGCTCGCCAGTAACCTCGGTCGGCCCGGTCTGGCCATCGTCGAGTCCGACGAGGATGTCCTCCTCTACGACACCGGCCACATTCCCGGTGCGGTGAAGATCGACTGGCACACCGATCTCAACGACCCGCACGTGCGGGACTACATCAACGGCGAGCAGTTCGCCGCGTTGATGGACCGCAAGGGCATCAGCCGCGACGACACCGTCGTCATCTACGGCGACAAGAGCAATTGGTGGGCCGCCTACGCCCTCTGGGTTTTCACGCTGTTCGGTCACCCTGATGTGCGCCTGCTCGATGGTGGCCGCGACCTATGGGTCTCCCACGGTCGCGACACCACCCTCGACGTGCCGACGCGCCAGTCGAGCGGATACCCGGTGGTGGAGCGCAACGACGCGCCCATCCGCGCGTTCAAGGACGACGTGCTGGAGATCCTCGGCAAGCAACCGCTGATCGACGTCCGCTCGCCGCAGGAGTACACCGGCGAACGGACCCACATGCCGGACTATCCGGAGGAGGGCGCGTTGCGGGGTGGTCACATCCCCACCGCCAAATCCATCCCGTGGGCCAAGGCCGCGAAAGACAACGGCCAGTTCCGCAGCCGCACCGAGCTCGAGGAGCTCTACCGCTTCCTCAAGCCGTCCGACGACGGGACCCCGGAAACAGTGGTGTACTGCCGCATCGGCGAGCGGTCCAGCCACACCTGGTTCGTGCTGACGCACCTGCTCGGCTATCCGGGCGTCCGCAACTACGACGGTTCGTGGACCGAATGGGGCAACGCGGTGCGCGTGCCCGTGGCGGTCGGTCCGGATCCGGGTTCGGCACCATGA
- a CDS encoding SufE family protein, whose amino-acid sequence MTMPAALAEVVSDFREMAGQDKLQLLLEFANELPPLPAHLEEAAMEPVPECQSPLFLDVDASNPESVRLYFSAPAEAPTTRGFAAILAAGLDGQPADDILAVPDDFYSDLGLAALISPLRLRGMSAMLTRIKRRLRAA is encoded by the coding sequence ATGACCATGCCGGCCGCCCTGGCCGAGGTGGTCTCGGACTTCCGGGAAATGGCCGGCCAGGACAAGCTGCAGCTGCTGCTGGAGTTCGCCAACGAACTGCCGCCGCTGCCCGCCCACCTCGAGGAGGCGGCGATGGAACCGGTACCCGAGTGCCAGTCACCGCTGTTCCTCGACGTCGACGCGTCGAACCCGGAGTCGGTGCGTCTGTACTTCAGCGCGCCCGCCGAGGCCCCGACCACACGGGGTTTCGCGGCGATCCTCGCGGCCGGTCTGGACGGGCAGCCCGCGGACGACATCCTCGCGGTGCCCGACGATTTCTACTCCGATCTCGGTCTGGCGGCGCTGATCAGTCCGTTGCGGCTGCGCGGCATGTCGGCGATGCTGACCAGGATCAAACGGCGGCTGCGCGCGGCCTGA
- a CDS encoding acetyl/propionyl/methylcrotonyl-CoA carboxylase subunit alpha: MANHASSKISKVLVANRGEIAVRVIRAAKDAGLASVAVYAEPDADAPHVRLADEAFALGGQTSAESYLVFEKILDAAEKSGANAIHPGYGFLSENADFAQAVIDAGLIWIGPSPQSIRDLGDKVTARHIAARAKAPLVPGTPDPVKNADEVVAFAEEHGVPVAIKAAFGGGGRGMKVARTIEEIPELYESAVREAVAAFGRGECFVERYLDKPRHVEAQVIADQHGNVVVAGTRDCSLQRRFQKLVEEAPAPFLTDAQRKEIHESAKRICKEAGYYGAGTVEYLVGQDGLISFLEVNTRLQVEHPVTEETSGIDLVRQQFRIANGEPLDITEDPTPRGHSFEFRINGEDAGRGFLPAPGPVTKFVAPTGPGVRMDSGVETGSVIGGQFDSMLAKLIVTGATREEALERSRRALAEFTVEGLATVIPFHRAVVSDPAFIGDGEKFDVHTRWIETEWDNTVEPFTGGDPIEEEDTVPRQTVVVEVGGRRLEVSLPGDLAIGGGGAAAAGVLRKKPKARKRGGGGAAAASGDAVTAPMQGTVVKVAVEEGQEVSAGDLVVVLEAMKMENPVTAHKDGTITGLAVEAGAAITQGTVIAEIK, encoded by the coding sequence GTGGCCAACCACGCCAGCTCAAAGATCTCCAAGGTGCTGGTCGCCAATCGCGGGGAGATCGCGGTCCGGGTGATCCGCGCCGCCAAGGACGCGGGATTGGCCAGCGTGGCCGTCTACGCCGAGCCCGACGCCGACGCACCGCACGTCCGCCTCGCCGACGAAGCCTTCGCGCTGGGTGGCCAGACCTCGGCCGAGTCCTACCTGGTCTTCGAGAAGATCCTCGACGCCGCGGAGAAGTCCGGCGCCAACGCCATCCATCCGGGCTACGGCTTCCTCTCCGAGAACGCCGACTTCGCCCAGGCCGTCATCGACGCCGGTTTGATCTGGATCGGGCCCAGCCCGCAGTCCATCCGTGACCTCGGCGACAAGGTGACCGCGCGGCACATCGCGGCGCGGGCCAAGGCCCCGCTGGTCCCCGGCACCCCGGATCCGGTCAAGAACGCCGACGAGGTCGTCGCGTTCGCCGAGGAGCACGGTGTCCCGGTGGCGATCAAGGCCGCGTTCGGCGGCGGCGGTCGCGGTATGAAGGTCGCCCGCACCATCGAGGAGATCCCCGAGCTGTACGAGTCGGCGGTCCGCGAGGCCGTCGCCGCGTTCGGCCGCGGCGAATGCTTCGTCGAGCGCTACCTGGACAAGCCGCGCCACGTCGAGGCCCAGGTCATCGCCGATCAGCACGGCAACGTCGTCGTCGCGGGCACCCGCGACTGCTCGCTGCAGCGTCGCTTCCAGAAGCTGGTGGAGGAAGCGCCCGCACCGTTCCTCACCGACGCGCAGCGCAAGGAGATCCACGAGTCCGCCAAGCGCATCTGCAAGGAGGCCGGTTACTACGGCGCGGGCACCGTCGAGTACCTGGTCGGCCAGGACGGATTGATCAGCTTCCTCGAGGTCAACACCCGCCTGCAGGTGGAGCACCCCGTCACCGAGGAGACCTCGGGTATCGACCTGGTGCGTCAGCAGTTCCGCATCGCCAACGGCGAGCCGCTGGACATCACCGAGGACCCGACGCCGCGCGGCCACTCCTTCGAGTTCCGCATCAACGGTGAGGACGCCGGCCGCGGCTTCCTGCCCGCGCCCGGCCCGGTCACCAAGTTCGTCGCCCCCACCGGCCCCGGCGTCCGCATGGACTCCGGCGTGGAGACCGGTTCGGTCATCGGCGGCCAGTTCGACTCGATGCTGGCGAAGCTGATCGTCACCGGCGCGACCCGCGAGGAGGCCCTCGAGCGCTCCCGCCGCGCGCTGGCCGAGTTCACCGTCGAGGGTTTGGCCACCGTCATCCCGTTCCACCGCGCCGTGGTGTCCGATCCCGCGTTCATCGGTGACGGCGAGAAGTTCGACGTGCACACCCGCTGGATCGAGACCGAGTGGGACAACACCGTCGAACCGTTCACCGGCGGCGACCCGATCGAGGAAGAGGACACCGTCCCGCGACAGACCGTGGTGGTCGAGGTCGGCGGGCGCCGGCTGGAGGTGTCGCTGCCCGGCGATCTCGCCATCGGTGGCGGCGGTGCCGCTGCCGCGGGCGTCCTCCGCAAGAAGCCGAAGGCGCGCAAGCGTGGCGGCGGCGGCGCCGCGGCCGCATCGGGTGACGCCGTGACCGCGCCGATGCAGGGCACCGTGGTCAAGGTCGCCGTCGAGGAGGGCCAGGAGGTCTCCGCGGGTGATCTCGTGGTGGTCCTGGAGGCCATGAAGATGGAGAACCCGGTCACCGCCCACAAGGACGGCACCATCACCGGTCTTGCCGTCGAGGCCGGTGCCGCCATCACGCAGGGCACCGTCATCGCCGAGATCAAGTAG
- a CDS encoding NTP transferase domain-containing protein, which translates to MAPGPVVAGVVLAAGAGTRFGMPKVLAAEGEWLKSAVRALVDGGCAHVVVVLGAAVVDVPEPARAVVATDWSDGLSASLRTGIEAAEQTGADLVALHLVDTPDIGGGVVARVVAAAGGTGLARAVYDGTPGHPVVIARTYWPELLGSLHGDEGARPFLRGRTDVVAVECGDLATGADIDVSP; encoded by the coding sequence ATGGCGCCGGGTCCCGTGGTCGCAGGAGTGGTACTCGCCGCCGGGGCAGGCACGCGGTTCGGCATGCCGAAAGTCCTTGCCGCTGAAGGTGAATGGCTGAAATCTGCGGTGCGCGCCCTGGTGGACGGCGGCTGTGCGCACGTCGTCGTCGTGCTCGGTGCGGCGGTCGTCGACGTACCGGAGCCGGCGCGGGCGGTGGTGGCCACCGACTGGTCCGACGGGTTGTCGGCATCGCTGCGCACCGGGATCGAGGCCGCCGAGCAGACCGGCGCGGATCTGGTCGCGCTGCACCTCGTCGACACCCCCGACATCGGTGGTGGTGTCGTCGCCCGGGTGGTCGCGGCGGCCGGTGGGACCGGCCTGGCGCGCGCGGTCTACGACGGCACGCCCGGGCACCCCGTGGTGATCGCCCGCACGTACTGGCCGGAGCTACTGGGCAGTCTGCACGGCGACGAGGGCGCCAGGCCCTTCCTGCGCGGGCGCACCGACGTGGTCGCCGTGGAGTGCGGGGATCTCGCCACCGGGGCGGATATCGACGTCAGTCCGTGA
- a CDS encoding RNA polymerase sigma factor SigF — protein MFRELAAAAEGSPGYVRQREKIVERCLPLADHIARRFDGRGEPREDLVQVARVGLVNAVNRFDVEAGSDFVSFAVPTIMGEVRRHFRDNSWSVKVPRRLKELHLRLGAATAELSQRLGRAPTASELAQELDMDREEVVEGLIAGSSYNTLSIDSGGGGDEEAPAIVDTLGDLDMGLDQIDNRESLRPLLASLPERERTVLVLRFFESMTQTQIAERVGISQMHVSRLLAKSLARLRDQLQ, from the coding sequence ATGTTCCGGGAGCTGGCGGCCGCGGCCGAGGGTTCGCCGGGATACGTCCGCCAGCGCGAGAAGATCGTCGAGCGGTGCCTGCCGCTCGCCGATCACATCGCGCGCCGGTTCGACGGTCGAGGGGAACCGCGCGAAGACCTCGTGCAGGTGGCCCGCGTGGGCCTGGTGAATGCCGTCAACCGGTTCGACGTCGAGGCCGGGTCCGACTTCGTGTCGTTCGCGGTGCCCACCATCATGGGCGAGGTCCGCAGGCACTTCCGTGACAACAGTTGGTCGGTGAAGGTGCCGCGGCGGCTCAAGGAACTGCACCTGCGGCTCGGGGCCGCGACGGCCGAGCTGTCGCAGCGGTTGGGCCGTGCCCCCACGGCCTCGGAGCTCGCCCAGGAACTCGACATGGACCGCGAAGAGGTCGTGGAAGGCCTCATCGCGGGCAGCTCGTACAACACGCTTTCCATCGACAGCGGCGGTGGGGGTGACGAAGAGGCGCCTGCGATCGTCGACACACTCGGCGACCTCGACATGGGTCTCGACCAGATCGACAACCGCGAGTCGCTGCGTCCGCTGCTGGCCAGCCTCCCGGAGCGGGAGCGCACGGTGCTGGTGCTGCGGTTCTTCGAGTCGATGACGCAGACCCAGATCGCCGAGCGGGTGGGCATCTCGCAGATGCATGTATCGCGGTTGCTGGCCAAGTCGTTGGCGCGTCTGCGCGACCAGTTGCAGTGA
- the rsbW gene encoding anti-sigma B factor RsbW: protein MAETPARGERSVEIRVAAMLENLAVVRTVVAAIATFEDLDFDVVADLRLAVDEACTTLIRSAVPDATLVLRVDPGPDAVVISASTVCIGGNVVEPGSFSWHVLSSLTDEVNTFSDGTRPEDGQVFGITMTTRRASLLR, encoded by the coding sequence ATGGCGGAAACACCCGCTCGGGGCGAGCGGTCGGTCGAGATCCGCGTCGCCGCGATGTTGGAGAACCTCGCGGTGGTGCGCACGGTGGTGGCGGCGATCGCCACCTTCGAAGACCTCGATTTCGACGTCGTCGCGGATCTGCGGTTGGCGGTCGACGAGGCGTGCACGACGTTGATCAGGTCGGCGGTGCCTGACGCGACGCTCGTCCTACGGGTGGATCCCGGTCCCGATGCGGTGGTCATCTCCGCGTCGACGGTGTGCATCGGTGGCAACGTCGTCGAGCCCGGCAGCTTCAGCTGGCACGTGCTCAGTTCGCTCACCGATGAGGTGAACACCTTCTCCGACGGGACCAGACCCGAGGACGGGCAGGTGTTCGGCATCACCATGACCACGAGGCGAGCGAGCCTGCTGCGGTGA
- a CDS encoding ChaB family protein, with protein MPKTTRQGTAKKSELPSTLQKSEAKAQRTFAKAHDAAAEEYGEGERAHRVAYSALKHSYEKVGDHWEPKKRRGPSDQRARGGGPDAKGQTAEGVDAHASKAHLLQIARRLDIPGRSTMNKSDLVSAIEKANRRETRARR; from the coding sequence GTGCCGAAGACAACCCGGCAGGGCACGGCCAAGAAGAGCGAACTGCCGAGCACCCTGCAGAAGTCGGAGGCCAAGGCCCAGCGGACTTTTGCCAAGGCGCACGACGCGGCGGCCGAAGAGTACGGCGAGGGAGAGCGGGCCCACCGGGTCGCCTACTCCGCGCTCAAACACAGCTACGAGAAGGTGGGCGATCACTGGGAGCCCAAAAAGCGTCGCGGCCCGTCGGATCAGCGGGCCCGCGGCGGCGGGCCGGACGCCAAAGGCCAGACGGCCGAGGGCGTCGACGCCCACGCCAGCAAGGCGCACCTGCTGCAGATCGCCCGGCGCCTCGACATCCCGGGCCGCTCCACGATGAACAAGAGCGATCTGGTCAGCGCCATCGAGAAGGCGAACCGGCGCGAAACCCGGGCCCGGCGTTGA
- a CDS encoding LysR family transcriptional regulator produces the protein MELRHLRYFLVVVEEGSLGRAAARLHVAQPSLGRQMTDLERQLGQRLFERDARGMRITPAGRALVAHAREIVRLADASREVVASGVPRERVSLGVGPTVDADWLLQLVEASKGQSPHVTLRIDEMLSGELIGAVASGDLDVAVSSRRPGDQVQSVLLWAEPFGLAIGPSGRLKGLGEVAARDLDHARVLAFAREQTPPEHNEAIREIETESPRVRWEFARFSTSAHANAMAVDADAILCGEAAARRLPPTWRWLPLGRLRTEMHAWLTWRPGSGDRVLQLVELIKGIAPPSGARLFEPRAPSM, from the coding sequence ATGGAACTCAGACACCTTCGTTACTTCCTCGTGGTGGTGGAAGAAGGCTCGTTGGGACGCGCCGCGGCGCGGCTGCACGTGGCACAGCCGTCCCTCGGTAGGCAGATGACCGATCTTGAGCGCCAACTGGGCCAGCGTCTGTTCGAACGGGATGCCCGCGGGATGCGGATAACGCCCGCCGGGAGGGCCCTCGTCGCACATGCACGGGAGATCGTCCGACTCGCCGATGCAAGCCGTGAGGTCGTGGCGAGCGGGGTGCCCCGCGAGCGGGTATCCCTCGGTGTCGGACCGACTGTCGACGCCGACTGGCTTTTGCAGCTTGTCGAGGCATCCAAGGGACAGTCCCCACACGTCACTCTGCGTATCGACGAGATGCTGAGCGGGGAGCTCATCGGTGCAGTGGCGAGTGGCGATCTCGATGTCGCCGTCTCCTCACGTCGGCCGGGGGATCAGGTTCAGTCCGTCTTGCTTTGGGCTGAGCCCTTCGGTCTCGCGATCGGTCCGTCAGGTCGCCTGAAGGGCCTTGGAGAGGTCGCGGCTCGGGACCTTGATCACGCGCGAGTGCTTGCTTTCGCTCGTGAACAGACTCCTCCGGAGCACAATGAGGCCATCCGTGAGATCGAGACGGAGAGTCCACGGGTCCGATGGGAGTTCGCGCGATTCTCGACCAGCGCGCATGCGAACGCGATGGCAGTGGATGCAGATGCCATCCTCTGCGGCGAGGCTGCGGCACGCCGGCTCCCGCCGACCTGGCGGTGGCTCCCGCTCGGCCGATTACGTACGGAGATGCACGCGTGGTTGACGTGGCGTCCAGGTAGCGGAGACCGAGTGCTACAGCTTGTCGAGCTGATCAAGGGCATCGCTCCGCCAAGTGGCGCTCGTCTGTTCGAACCCCGGGCACCTTCGATGTGA
- a CDS encoding MFS transporter, whose protein sequence is MDNEVIARRVFRAGMIGTALEWYDFILYGTASALVFATVFFPKEDPTLATLAAFATFGVGFLARPLGALVFGQLGDRIGRKKVLILTLVIMGTASALMGVLPGYATVGASAPLFLVALRLVQGFAAGAEYAGAGTMAVEFAPPDRKGIMGAAPGIGAAIGSVLSAVAFTIPAAVMSDDAFLLWGWRVPFVLSVVMLGVAVYVRRKVLEVPGFESDRPTGARQLPIVALIRQSPRNLILGILASFGPNIGFYVPVVFGTSYAAQHGGVTAADLTTIHIVVYLVGIGITVLSGFLADRWTKRGTFILGALITAVAALPFFWLIDSQNLPRIWAAFLLFSIGFYVMAGAQGALLASLFTRRTRFTGVAVSREFSAAIAGGTAPFIAALLVAWGGPLSVSCYAIALLVLCALAAYGTVAHDDSEQDDSALLNLTAPVHKEAV, encoded by the coding sequence ATGGACAACGAAGTCATTGCCCGGCGCGTGTTTCGCGCCGGGATGATCGGCACCGCACTCGAGTGGTACGACTTCATCCTGTATGGCACGGCGAGCGCCTTGGTGTTCGCGACTGTCTTCTTCCCGAAAGAGGACCCCACCCTCGCCACGCTCGCGGCATTCGCCACCTTCGGCGTCGGATTCCTCGCGCGTCCACTCGGCGCCCTCGTATTCGGGCAGCTCGGCGATCGCATCGGCCGCAAGAAGGTACTGATCCTCACCCTCGTGATCATGGGTACTGCGAGCGCGTTGATGGGTGTGTTGCCCGGCTACGCCACGGTCGGGGCAAGTGCACCGCTGTTCCTGGTGGCGTTGCGGCTCGTCCAAGGCTTCGCCGCGGGCGCCGAATATGCCGGCGCCGGAACCATGGCGGTCGAGTTCGCGCCACCGGACCGCAAGGGAATCATGGGTGCTGCGCCCGGCATCGGCGCTGCGATCGGTTCGGTGCTGTCGGCGGTCGCCTTCACGATCCCCGCAGCCGTGATGTCAGATGATGCCTTCTTGCTTTGGGGCTGGCGAGTGCCCTTCGTTCTGAGCGTTGTGATGCTTGGCGTCGCCGTATACGTTCGCCGCAAAGTGCTTGAGGTGCCGGGCTTTGAATCGGACCGCCCCACCGGGGCGCGTCAGCTGCCGATCGTGGCTCTGATTCGTCAGTCGCCCCGCAATCTCATACTCGGCATCCTGGCGAGCTTCGGTCCGAACATCGGCTTCTACGTCCCTGTCGTGTTCGGCACCAGTTACGCCGCCCAGCACGGCGGTGTCACCGCGGCCGATCTCACGACGATCCACATCGTGGTTTACCTCGTCGGCATCGGCATCACCGTCCTCAGTGGGTTCCTGGCGGATCGCTGGACGAAGCGCGGGACGTTCATCCTCGGTGCGCTCATCACCGCGGTCGCGGCGCTTCCGTTCTTCTGGCTCATCGATTCGCAGAACCTTCCGCGGATCTGGGCTGCCTTCCTGCTGTTCTCGATCGGTTTCTACGTCATGGCCGGTGCGCAGGGAGCGTTGCTGGCGAGCCTGTTCACACGCCGGACGCGTTTCACCGGAGTAGCGGTCTCCCGCGAGTTCTCCGCTGCGATTGCCGGCGGGACGGCGCCCTTCATCGCCGCACTGCTCGTGGCGTGGGGTGGCCCGTTGTCGGTGTCCTGCTACGCGATTGCCCTTCTTGTCCTGTGTGCTCTCGCCGCGTACGGCACGGTGGCGCACGACGACTCCGAACAGGACGACTCCGCCTTGCTCAACCTGACTGCGCCGGTGCACAAGGAGGCGGTGTGA
- a CDS encoding alpha/beta fold hydrolase — translation MTDFVIVHGSWHDGTLLEPVAAAIRGLGHRAYAPTVAGHGHGADTNVSIDDGVQSVVDYCRTRDLHEIVLVGHSFGGTIIARVAEEIPDRITRLIFWSAFVPRPGHSVTDEVEQPSIPAAEKHAPATGSSESLSLQVWREVFVPDVEPEQAAAWHALLSPEPRGPKTERLDLRRFYRSSLPMHYIDAVDDRALPRGLDREAMIERLGNVRVHRVRGGHEVLFTDPERIAAVIVEAGVS, via the coding sequence GTGACTGATTTCGTGATCGTGCACGGCAGTTGGCATGATGGCACCCTGCTCGAACCTGTCGCTGCCGCGATCCGCGGTCTCGGCCACCGCGCGTACGCGCCGACTGTGGCCGGACATGGGCACGGGGCCGACACCAACGTATCCATTGACGACGGTGTTCAGTCCGTCGTCGACTACTGCCGCACCCGTGACCTACATGAGATCGTGCTCGTCGGCCACAGTTTCGGCGGCACCATCATCGCAAGGGTCGCCGAGGAGATCCCGGATCGAATCACTCGGCTCATCTTCTGGAGCGCATTTGTGCCACGACCGGGTCACAGTGTCACCGACGAAGTCGAGCAACCGTCGATCCCTGCCGCCGAAAAGCACGCCCCGGCAACCGGATCGTCCGAGTCCCTGTCGCTACAGGTGTGGAGGGAGGTATTCGTTCCCGACGTCGAGCCAGAGCAAGCGGCGGCTTGGCATGCCCTCCTCTCCCCCGAGCCGCGCGGCCCGAAGACGGAACGACTCGACCTGCGGCGCTTCTATCGATCCAGTTTGCCGATGCACTACATCGATGCCGTCGACGACCGGGCGTTGCCTCGGGGGCTGGACCGAGAGGCCATGATCGAGCGGCTCGGAAACGTACGCGTTCACCGCGTTCGGGGCGGTCACGAGGTTCTCTTCACCGATCCGGAGCGCATTGCCGCCGTGATCGTCGAGGCGGGAGTGTCATGA